A DNA window from Corynebacterium ciconiae DSM 44920 contains the following coding sequences:
- the secY gene encoding preprotein translocase subunit SecY has translation MSAIFSAFKDADLRKKILFTLAMIVLYRIGAQIPSPGVDYREISARLHEIASENSGVYSLINLFSGGALLQLSVFAIGIMPYITASIIVQLLTVVIPRFEELKKEGQSGQSTMMQYTRYLTVALALLQSAGIVALADREQLLGQGQRVLVEDANIFTLIMLVVVMTSGAVLVMWLGELITERGIGNGMSLLIFAGIATRLPTDGMNILQSSGGVVFGVVLAAVILLVIGVVFIEQGQRRIPVQYAKRMVGRRQYGGTSTYLPLKVNQGGVIPVIFASSLIYMPVLITQIVNSNSPTVPDNWWMRNVIAHLQTPSSWQYIVLYFVLIVFFSYFYVSVQYDPYEQAENMKKYGGFIPGIRPGRPTAQYLGYVMNRLLFVGAAYLGIIAVLPNIMLDLGVGNIDAGATPFGGTALLILVSVALTTVKQIESQLLQSNYEGFLK, from the coding sequence GTGTCCGCCATTTTCTCGGCCTTCAAGGACGCTGATCTGCGGAAGAAGATTTTATTCACGCTCGCGATGATCGTGCTGTACCGCATTGGTGCGCAGATCCCCTCGCCCGGCGTGGATTACCGCGAGATCAGCGCACGGCTGCATGAGATCGCCTCGGAAAACTCGGGCGTGTACTCGCTGATTAACCTGTTTTCCGGCGGCGCGCTGCTGCAGCTGTCGGTCTTCGCTATCGGCATCATGCCCTACATCACGGCATCGATTATCGTGCAGCTGCTTACCGTGGTGATTCCGCGCTTTGAGGAGCTGAAAAAGGAAGGCCAGTCCGGCCAATCCACAATGATGCAGTACACCCGCTACCTCACGGTGGCGTTGGCGTTACTGCAATCCGCCGGCATTGTCGCCCTCGCTGACCGAGAGCAACTGCTCGGCCAAGGCCAGCGGGTGCTGGTGGAAGATGCCAACATCTTCACCCTCATCATGCTGGTGGTGGTGATGACCTCCGGTGCGGTGCTGGTGATGTGGCTCGGCGAGCTCATTACCGAGCGAGGTATCGGTAACGGCATGTCGCTGCTGATCTTCGCCGGCATCGCCACCCGACTGCCCACCGACGGTATGAATATCCTGCAGTCCTCCGGTGGGGTCGTCTTCGGTGTCGTGCTTGCCGCCGTGATCTTGCTCGTGATCGGCGTGGTCTTCATTGAGCAGGGCCAGCGCCGCATCCCCGTGCAGTACGCCAAGCGCATGGTGGGCCGCCGCCAATACGGCGGCACCTCCACCTACCTGCCGCTGAAGGTGAACCAGGGCGGCGTGATCCCGGTGATCTTCGCCTCCTCCCTCATATACATGCCGGTGCTGATCACCCAGATTGTGAACTCGAATAGCCCGACGGTGCCGGATAACTGGTGGATGCGGAACGTGATCGCGCACCTGCAGACTCCCTCCTCGTGGCAGTACATCGTGCTCTACTTCGTGCTCATCGTGTTCTTCTCCTACTTCTACGTCTCGGTGCAGTACGACCCCTACGAGCAGGCCGAGAACATGAAGAAGTACGGCGGCTTCATCCCCGGTATCCGTCCGGGCCGCCCCACCGCTCAGTATCTGGGGTATGTGATGAACCGTCTGCTCTTTGTGGGCGCCGCCTACCTCGGTATCATCGCCGTGCTCCCGAACATCATGTTGGATCTCGGGGTTGGTAACATTGACGCAGGTGCAACTCCCTTTGGCGGTACCGCACTTCTGATTCTTGTCTCGGTGGCACTAACTACCGTCAAGCAGATTGAGAGTCAGCTCCTGCAAAGCAACTACGAAGGATTCTTGAAGTAA
- the rpsE gene encoding 30S ribosomal protein S5 → MPGRERRDGGRTADENQKNNRNDRRGGRRNDRNQQDERSQYLERVVTINRVSKVQKGGRRFSFTALVIVGDGQGMVGVGYGKAKEVPQAIQKGAEEARKNFFRVPMIAGTITHPVQGEAAGGVVMLRPAAPGTGVIAGGAARPVLECAGVQDVLSKSLGSDNAINVVHATVDALKQLVRPEEVAARRGKSLEEVTPARMLRARAGQEA, encoded by the coding sequence ATGCCAGGACGTGAACGGCGCGACGGCGGACGCACCGCCGACGAGAACCAGAAGAACAACCGCAACGACCGCCGCGGTGGTCGTCGCAATGACCGCAACCAGCAGGACGAGCGCTCGCAGTACCTCGAGCGCGTTGTCACCATCAACCGCGTGTCCAAGGTCCAGAAGGGTGGTCGTCGCTTCAGCTTCACCGCTCTCGTGATCGTGGGCGACGGCCAGGGCATGGTGGGCGTTGGCTACGGCAAGGCCAAGGAAGTTCCCCAGGCTATCCAGAAGGGTGCCGAGGAAGCTCGCAAGAACTTCTTCCGCGTCCCGATGATCGCCGGCACCATCACCCACCCGGTCCAGGGTGAGGCCGCAGGTGGCGTGGTTATGCTTCGCCCCGCAGCCCCCGGTACCGGTGTGATCGCTGGTGGCGCTGCCCGCCCGGTGCTTGAGTGCGCTGGTGTGCAGGACGTCCTGTCCAAGTCCCTTGGCTCGGACAACGCCATCAACGTGGTCCACGCCACCGTGGATGCCCTCAAGCAGCTCGTGCGCCCCGAAGAGGTCGCTGCCCGTCGCGGCAAGAGCCTTGAAGAGGTCACCCCGGCCCGTATGCTGCGCGCACGCGCAGGTCAGGAGGCTTAA
- the rpmD gene encoding 50S ribosomal protein L30, giving the protein MALKITMIRSTVGAKKNQRDTLRSLGLKRPNNVVVRPDTPIVRGYINTVRHMVEVEEVAGE; this is encoded by the coding sequence ATGGCCCTCAAGATCACCATGATCCGAAGCACCGTCGGTGCTAAGAAGAACCAGCGCGACACGCTGCGCAGCCTCGGCCTGAAGCGCCCGAACAATGTTGTCGTTCGCCCGGACACCCCGATCGTCCGCGGCTACATCAACACCGTTCGCCACATGGTCGAGGTCGAAGAAGTAGCAGGGGAGTAG
- the rplF gene encoding 50S ribosomal protein L6, with translation MSRIGKAPIAIPSGVDVKIDGQHVEVKGSKGTLSQDIPAPITVAVEDNQIVVSRPDDHRKSRSLHGLSRSLVNNMVVGVTEGYTIKMEIFGVGYRVQAKGQNLEFSLGYSHPVLVEAPEGITFAVDGNTKLSISGINKQQVGQVAANIRRLRKDDPYKGKGIRYEGEQVRRKLGKTGK, from the coding sequence CGTTGATGTCAAGATCGACGGCCAGCACGTCGAGGTCAAGGGCTCCAAGGGCACTCTGTCCCAGGACATCCCGGCCCCGATCACCGTGGCTGTGGAGGACAACCAGATTGTTGTCTCCCGTCCCGATGATCACCGCAAGAGCCGTTCGCTGCACGGTCTGTCCCGCTCGCTCGTGAACAACATGGTTGTTGGCGTGACCGAGGGCTACACCATCAAGATGGAAATCTTCGGTGTTGGTTACCGTGTGCAGGCCAAGGGTCAGAACCTCGAGTTCTCCCTCGGCTACAGCCATCCCGTGCTGGTCGAGGCCCCCGAGGGCATCACCTTCGCGGTCGATGGCAACACCAAGCTTTCGATCTCCGGTATCAACAAGCAGCAGGTCGGCCAGGTCGCCGCTAACATCCGTCGTCTGCGCAAGGATGACCCCTACAAGGGTAAGGGCATCCGTTACGAGGGTGAGCAGGTCCGCCGCAAGCTCGGAAAGACAGGTAAGTAA
- the rplO gene encoding 50S ribosomal protein L15 → MSEPIKLHDLRPAKGANKAKTRVGRGNASKGTTAGRGTKGTKARKQVPAGFEGGQMPIHMRLPKLKGFKARNKVIFQVVNVADIEKAFPEGGDVTVADLVAAGLVRKKQPVKVLGNGEISVKVNVTAQKFSGSAKEKIEAAGGSVTEAK, encoded by the coding sequence ATGAGCGAACCTATTAAGCTCCACGATCTGCGCCCGGCGAAGGGCGCGAATAAGGCCAAGACCCGCGTGGGTCGCGGTAATGCCTCCAAGGGCACCACCGCCGGCCGCGGTACCAAGGGCACCAAGGCCCGCAAGCAGGTGCCAGCAGGTTTCGAGGGTGGCCAGATGCCCATCCACATGCGCCTGCCGAAGCTCAAGGGCTTCAAGGCCCGCAACAAGGTCATCTTCCAGGTGGTCAACGTTGCCGACATCGAGAAGGCCTTCCCCGAAGGTGGCGACGTGACCGTGGCCGACCTCGTGGCAGCCGGCTTGGTGCGCAAGAAGCAGCCTGTGAAGGTGCTCGGCAACGGCGAGATCTCTGTGAAGGTCAACGTGACCGCACAGAAGTTCTCCGGCTCCGCCAAGGAGAAGATCGAGGCCGCCGGCGGCTCCGTCACCGAGGCCAAGTAA
- the rplR gene encoding 50S ribosomal protein L18: protein MSNTAENKRVPVGKDISTRRRQARARRHFRLRKKLRGTPEAPRLVVHRSSRHMHVQVIDDLAGHTLAAASSMDQSIREMEGDKKTKATAVGKLVAERAKAAGIEKVVFDRGGYQFHGRVAALADGAREGGLNF from the coding sequence ATGAGCAACACTGCAGAGAACAAGCGCGTTCCTGTCGGCAAGGACATCTCTACCCGTCGTCGTCAGGCTCGTGCCCGTCGTCACTTCCGTCTGCGCAAGAAGCTGCGCGGTACCCCCGAGGCACCGCGTCTCGTCGTCCACCGTTCCTCCCGCCACATGCACGTCCAGGTCATCGACGACCTGGCTGGCCACACCTTGGCCGCCGCATCCTCGATGGATCAGTCCATCCGCGAGATGGAGGGCGACAAGAAGACCAAGGCTACCGCTGTGGGCAAGCTCGTCGCCGAGCGCGCCAAGGCTGCCGGCATCGAGAAGGTTGTCTTTGACCGTGGTGGCTACCAGTTCCACGGCCGCGTTGCGGCTTTGGCCGATGGCGCTCGTGAAGGTGGTCTGAACTTCTAA
- a CDS encoding adenylate kinase encodes MRLVLLGPPGAGKGTQAAILSEKLGVPHISTGDLFRANIGEGTPLGVEAKSYIDAGKLVPTEVTARMVESRLAEEDAAKGFLLDGFPRTTEQADLLAEMLAQQGVELDGVLNFQVSEDVVVERMLARGRADDNEDTIRTRMEVYREQTAPVIDYYGDKIFTVEAEGSIEEINERAMSALGK; translated from the coding sequence ATGCGACTCGTTCTCCTAGGCCCTCCCGGTGCAGGCAAGGGCACCCAAGCTGCGATTCTCTCCGAGAAGCTGGGTGTTCCGCACATCTCCACCGGTGATCTGTTCCGAGCAAATATTGGCGAGGGAACCCCGCTGGGCGTGGAGGCGAAAAGTTACATCGACGCCGGCAAACTGGTCCCCACCGAGGTGACCGCCCGTATGGTGGAATCACGCCTAGCAGAAGAGGACGCCGCCAAGGGCTTTTTGCTCGATGGCTTTCCCCGCACCACCGAGCAGGCAGATCTGCTCGCCGAGATGCTCGCACAGCAGGGCGTGGAGCTTGACGGTGTGCTCAACTTCCAGGTGTCCGAGGACGTGGTGGTTGAGCGCATGTTGGCCCGTGGTCGTGCAGACGACAACGAGGACACCATCCGCACTCGCATGGAGGTCTACCGCGAGCAGACCGCCCCAGTGATTGACTACTACGGGGACAAGATCTTCACCGTTGAGGCCGAAGGCAGCATCGAAGAGATCAACGAGCGCGCCATGAGTGCGCTGGGCAAGTAG